Within the Ciconia boyciana chromosome 19, ASM3463844v1, whole genome shotgun sequence genome, the region TGCGTTGTGAAATGCAGGCATATCTGCGTACATTTGACAACAGATTCTTGTGCCAACAAGATCTGTTTGATCATTAATTCAGGCTTCTGCACTCTCAAATGACAGAAGTCATGGGTAGAATTATCCACATAATCCTTTGACTGAAAGGCAAATTGCTCCTGATATTTTATTaggaatgtattttctttctgtgaatgaCTATTCCTTGAAACAGTCCAGAAAGCCAATTTTGGTGTAAATGTGTCCCTTTATTCTCAGAAATCAATTTGCActtatttaggattttttttttcctccacaggCTTTGTTTTGATTCATGGGAATCTTATGCCACTCCTGAAGCTTCAgtataaaacagcaaaattaaactgtctgaaaaaaagtgttgtaATGAGCACCTCATTGTTCAGCAAGTcgatttatttctgcttcaggtacagaaaaggaaaataagggtTTTGCACTCTCTTCGgagcatttcaaaatatatgcaGAATGCActaacaaaatgtaaaattccaACTGGTATCTTTTTCCAAGGAGAAAGCACCAGGTGTTTTGAGTCTTTTACAGGATGTGTACATTAATTCTCATATGTTATGTGTAGATTAGAAACTAATCACAAGCAGAactattttattctgttctaaGATATTGTCCACTGGTGCAAAGGTCGCTCTTTGACTTATAAATAGACTGGTGGCTTTTCATGTGTCCTGTCGATGTCTTTAAGTTTGTGAACCTGACGTAATAGTCACTTAGTTCTCATGGTTGAAAGTACTAATAGAGAAGAGGAGACTTGGGCTAgggataaaaagaaagatttatttaaatatacttCACAGTTTAGGCGTTGgtatgacatttattttctcacacACTCTTTTATATTTACTTGTATACAAGTTTATCAAAATGTGTAAGTAAGTGTGGTTTCATGAAAATAATCTGCTATCATAATCTGCTGAATGGAGAGATGGGCTGTCATTCTTCAAACACAAGAATAGCATTCTCTAAGTTGAAATCGCGTAGAGGGGAAAAATCACCCTTTACATGACATATTGGTGGgttttcattctattttttgAATAAcatttactgaagaaataaattaaaatacttggtTTTGTGAAAGGTTAAAAATGATGTTGCAAATGCCATGAGTCAAAcgtgcattttcttttttctcaagACCAAAGTAACAGTAATTGATCAAAGAGACAGATACAGTATCTGATGTTAAAATCTTTCCAACCTCAGAGCTACAAAAATAGTACCAGAAATGTATCACATCTACATATACCACATCTGCAATGTACATAATATGTTTACATCACCTAAAAGATCAAAGTTGAATGATGTAGGATTGAAGGTGGTGCAGTCCAGCTGCACAGTAACATCTATTTCTAAGATCAAGTCAACCACactttttctcagtgtttccaCTGCCTCTCTTAAGCCAATAGGTGTAATACAACAGCAGATGCAAGCTGTTATGAAACACTTTGCAGCTCTAGATTTTTATGGCTTCCTCTCTCCTACATATAAGATGGTGTGCAGTGGTCAGGCCACGTATCCGTTTCTGGAGCTGATGGGATCTGAAATGAGGTCTATCTGTATTTGCACACAAAACCCAAGACTGTTGGGTTTGAGCCACACTtcaggaggagctgcagctctaGACTCAAGAGGATGCCTGGTAATGTTAATAGAGATCATGAGTGTCACGTGTGGCTCTACTATGTGCTACAGATCTCCTTTTTTAGCGTCAAATGCTTTCAGACTGCATGTAAATTATGGCTGAAGCACCATTTATAAGAGGGACCAGAAAGCCATTCTGCCCTTATATTACTGCTTTTAAGTGCAGTACTTCTTTCTACATGTAGATCAAGTACCACTTCTTCAAAATATGATTCCTAGTCCTAGAGGAATAAAGTCCGCAAACTAGATctttttactgatttatttatttattttaagagatgCAAAAGATGCACTTTTTCCTCAGTGGCTGGACTATTTAGCGCTCTGAAATTCACAGATTCTGATACTCTCTCTATGTAAACAGGTTCTTGTTCTGTGTtccaaaaggaaatttaaatgtGGTTGACCTGGACAGTCCAATTCCTAGTTCACCAAAAGATCTCTGAATTCCGTGGATTTGCCACAGCCCTGATATTCACCTTGTTCTTCCTCAGGAAAGCGGCAGCTGCAGGCATCATCTTCCTGAACTGACTGTTCAGGTGTGGTATGCactaaagaaaaagatcaaatgTTCACTTTCTGTTGTATTTATTCAGCCATCTTATTTCACCCTTCCTCAGTCACAACTGCGGGacatcagcaagaaaaaaatcttccaaatgATTCAATAATCTGAAATTATTCCTCTACAGCATGTACATCTGATAAAACTAATTTATTGTACTTTGTCTTCCCTAATGCAACAGGAGCTGCTAGTGCTCTGTTTGCCATAGGAATGAAAGGAAGACCAACACAGACTTCTTAGATTTTTGGAGTAAAGTCTCCTGTATTTAGAATTACACTAGAAGATCAAGCCCTTATCTCtaggaaaggggagaggaagagagagagagagaaaaaaacccaaacaaacaaaaaattccaaCTATAAGCTATGTTGGATACAATTCCACCTCATCTTTGTGCTGAACTCTTGAGCTTCTCTGGGGCTTAATAGGTCTCAGAGGGCAGTGCTGGATTCAGGCTGACTCTGCATCTGTGTAGCAGTACGTCCTGACTGATACCCCCTCCTCTACTGCAGCTGAAGTTCAAAGACGCTCACTCTAGGCCATGCATTACTGTTTCTGAGCAGACAGAACTGGCAAGTGCTATTGCCATGCATGCCAAGGATGGTACTTGGAAGTaataaacagaactggcccttAACCGGATCAGCCAGGCTCAGCTGAGCTTTTTCACCTCCCATGAATACTTCACTTCTGTGGATATGCATGCAGTTAACCTGCAATGTTGACAGAACACCCACAGGTAATTAAGTGctttctgcaataaaaattccaaacctgttttcctttcagttgtTGTTTCTGACTTACATGGCCAAAAAATGAAGCTATCTGCAACTATCTTTGAAAGATACATAAAAACCTGGATTCCTGATTTCCATCtagtttcaaaaagaaaaattgaattgAAGAGTGTATCTAGCTTACTTTTCTTGAAGACAGCatgtagtttctttttctgccagaCACTGAAGCATATGCATGAAGGTAGCAGAAACACTATGCACAACAGCCCAGCTACAGTAAGACAAATTCTGATAATGTCCATCTGGAGGTCCTTCCCTAGGAAGCAAACAACATTCTCTAAGAAGCGTTACAGAGCAAAGTTCTATGGCCCTTGAATTAGCTGACAACTTTGTCTCCAACTCTGCTTCTGGATAAGTCTGCAACACTGGAAATGGATAGAAGAAAACCACTCTTGCTTTAAATGGTAAGTGAATGAGCTGTAGTATGTTTCAAAGTAGGTCACAATTCTTTAGCTCTATAAGCAGTATTATACAATGACCCACCTGGCACAGTGATAGACAATGGAATTGCAGGAGATGTGGTAGGTAGAGTAGTGACTAAAGCACCACTATCTGAAGCATGTTTGCAAATGACATCTTTTGCTGCAGTTCCAGGCTCCAGGACCTGGTTTGCAGAGCACCTGAAAgacatttaaagcaaaacagaaaaaaaaaaatcacggaaaaaaatccagtcaaGTGTAGTAGCttgtagcatttatttttagatcacTTACTTTGTCCAGTTTTTACAGGAGCCATTGGGCTGATCGTTAAAAGTTCCATAGCGGCAAGTTTGGCAACCTTCAACAAACAAGGACAGATAAATTTGTACAAGATGAGCATTTAAAACAtgtgaaacattatttttaccTGCTTGTACAATTACTATGATCCGCGTTCATAGAATTACTATTTCAGAAGCTGCTCTGAGTACGCAAGGCAAGTCTTTCCCTGTGACCAGTTTATCGGGCACCAGATGCCACAAATCATCTGGAGTTCCCAGCTCAGTTTCCCACATGCTGGCGACAAAAAACCTGTTGTGCAAAGGAAACTAACTGGTGCACGATTTGAGCTGCAGTAGGGCTCAGAGTTCGGCGGGTTTGTATGCTGCTGTGCTCGCTCCACGCACCATGCAAACTGTTTAGCAGCAGTAGCAGCTTTTATCTTGCGAGGTCTTTACTCGAGTTGTTCTGCGCTGTGCAAGAGATAGTGGTGCGTCCGGTGCAGCGAGTGCAGGAGGTTTAAGCTGGTGGGGAAAGGTGACCTTACCGCTCCCGGTGTTCTCCTGGCCCACATCGCAGCTTCGGTCGCAGCGGGAGCAGCCGTTGCCGCTGCAGTGATACCCCTCCTTGCACGTACACTCAGCATCGCTTTTTGAGGAACACtcttttaaatacttgaatCTTCCTGGAAGGTGGAAACGAGCCGTGGGTTAGGTATGCGCTCAGGCACACGCAGCCCAGCAAAGGCTCGGGACCTTTGCTCTCACAAAAATGAGGCTGGGGGCTTCAGCGGGAAGCCCCGCAGACGCATCGCGTTGTTTTGCGGGCGCCGTTTTCACTCGCAGCGACGTGACAAAACTCACGCACGGTCTTTTACCCCGGGAAGGTAACACGGGGCAGCGAGGAGCCGCCGCCGTCCCGCTCGGTACCTTCGCACTTCCGGCAGAGGGTGCAGCCGCTGAGTCCCGCCGCGCTGGAGAAGGTGTCGGGCGGGCACTGCCGGCAGGccgcgcccgcgccccgcccgcagcccgcgCTCACCACGAAGGTACCTGCGGGCCGAGACAGAGGGTGgctgccgcggggccgcgcgcggcgcccggcgccccccggcccggcccggcccggccctcaCCCGCTGGGCAGTCGGCGCCGCACGGCAGGGCGGTCGCGGGCCCCGGGCTCAGCGCCAGCGCCAGGAGCGCTGCCCGCAGGAGCGCCCGTGCCCGGCCCGCCCGCGCCGCTGCCATGGGGTCGGTGCGTGGCGGCGCGGCCCGCTGGAGTgcgcgcggggcggcgggcgccggcCCTTACGGGCCGCCCCCGGAGGGCCTGGCTACGTCAGCCCGGGGGCGGCAGGGAAaccccggcccggcggggctttccgcgccccccccccgggcgcGACCCCCGGCTCTGCCGGGCAGCGCCCTGCAGCCCTGTCAGCGCTGCCGGGCAGTGCCCGCCGCTCCCCATCGGGGCTTCCCGGTGAGTCCCGCGCGGAATCCCCGCGGTGGCTTggcggcacggcccggcccgtcCGCGCCGCGGGCAGCGGGCCGCTCCCCGGCCGCGCCCCCGAAAGGCGCGGGGGAGGGTCTGAGAGGCGTGGCCGGCGAGGGCAGAGGGGCTAGGCCGCACCGACGTGTCTGCAGACACCTCCGCCGTGCGCGGAGACGCTGTGTCTGAAACCGCCTCGCGGCGAGGTAAATCCCACAGCGCAGCGATAACGGTCCCGCCGGCGCTCGGCGCCCTCCCCGCGCGGAccgggccgggggccgcagGGTCGGGCCGGGGCGGCTGAGGCGGCTGGGAGGGGAACGGTGCGGCGGGCCACGCGCGCGGGGGGCGGGTGACGGGCCTGCCGGCACGAGGCCACGTGACGCTCGCTGCCCACGAGCGGCGGAGGCGCTCGCCTGACGCGCCCGGCGCTCCGCGGAAGCGTGGCCCCGCCCCCTGCGGCTCCCCGCGGCCAATCCCCGCCGCTCTTGCGCGGGCGCGAGGCCGCGGGCGGCGTCGGCGGCGGCCTGTGGCCGCTAGGCCGGACCGCGGCCGGCGGCGCGTGCCCCTCGCGAGGGCGGCTGCCGCGTGCGTGAGCCGGCGCCGGGCCGCCCGGGCAGACGAGAACGGAGGGACACGGTGGAATGCGCGAGGAGCTTTGCAGAGTGCGTTATAGCTGGCAAGCGAAGGCACCCCTCAGCTGGCGCGTGCCCGGCAGGCAGCGCGAGGACCAGCCCGTCGAGGGGGCTGAGTGACGAGCAGCGTGAGCCGCACACAAAACCTCCCGTGCCGGGAGCCGAAGCCCGCACCAACCCCCAGgacagcccccagcacagcccttcccTGGGACCTGCTCTCCTGTGACGTGAGCCGGACTCGAGCTGCTCTGCCAGAGCTCTCGTGAGCCCGTCACCAGGGAACCAGAGCCgggctgccagcacctgccAGTAGCGGGTTTACGCAACAGGGCTATCTGCAGTCCTGGAGGGCCCCGCTGACAGGTCCGTCGGCCTTTCAAAGCATAGAAACCTCCCCTCAGAACCAGGGAAAACTCTGTCCTTGAGCCGTGGGCATTTTCTGTGTACCCTGAGCCGCGGGAAACAGGGATATGGGTGGGACATTTTGGGCAGAACTTGGAGAAGAACGGTGACTTGGTTCAGCGCTCCACGTAGGTGCGAGGGCTGcctcaggaacagcagcagcagcagctcgtTTTGAAGGTACGTACCTCGCGATTGCGCTGCTGTAGGAGGGTGGCGTCACGGTGGTGGGCCCCGCAGCGCTGGCTGAAGCTGCGTTCTGAGCGAACGTGAGAAAAACGGAGCGTTCTGCAAACGGAAAAGGAGGACGGACGAGTAGCGGAGACGCGACCGCGGGCAACGCGctgagggggcggggggggggaggcgggctGCAGGCCGGGGGTGCGGAGGGGAGgtggcggcggccccgccgcggcgggaaGGCGGAGTCGGGGCGGGGCCGTCCAGAGTCGCCCGCGCCTCGGCCGAGGTGAGTCGCCGCCggcgctcccgccgcccgcgcgGGCTGCGCCGCGCCCCGGCTCGCCGGGGCTGGCCGGAGGAGCCCCcggagggcggcgggcgcggggctggccGGGGCGGGCCGCCGCGGGCCGCCGCTTGCGGAGGGCGCGGGCCTCTCGGGGCCTTGCGGGGGGGGCGCGGAGGCCCGCCGGGGTTGCACCGCCTCAGCGGTGGCTCTGCTCAGCGCCCGGCCGCGGGCAGGGTGGGAAGGCCGCTGGCTTGTCTTCCGGGGGCCGAGCCTCCCCGCGTCTGTGCTCCGCGCGATTGCGGGCTCTCCTGTGCCGCAGTTCGTGGTCTTGTGAAATCCTTGCTACGACGGATGGCGCCGTGTCCTAAAATAAGCACACGAATATGTCGGGAGGTGGCCGTTCATCCGGACTGGCTGAGCTAATGACCCTTAAAGCTTCCCTTGCCTCTGGTAGCTAGCTGTGTGCTCGGGGCTTTGAagggtgtggtttttttaaagccagccTTCTTAGAGTTTCTGATTCAGCCATCTGCCAGAAGTCTCGAGAAATGTGCGTGTACCCACGTAGGGGAATACGTTTAGCTTAAAGGTTTGAGGCAGCCTGTGCATATGCTGGCACTGAGAAGCAAATGGAAGTCTTGTATTTACTATGCCTAGATAGCTCGCTAAATGAAGTGGCTGTTATGTCTGTATAACTTGGTTCTGCCTTTTTGGAAAACAGCCTTGCCCTGGCAGCATTTACAGCGTGACAGCTATTTGCATACACACGCACTCACGTAAAGAGCAGTACTAATGCTCGAGAATTTGTCAGTGTATTATCATAAACGTCTAAGAACAGTAGGGAGAGACTGCATTTTGCCAGAtcaggggaaagagaaaagcttttgggATCAGGTGCCTATTTGCATCTAAAGAACGAATGAAAGAGAGAGCTACAAACTATGATCTAGAGTATTTTTCTACAGTAAGaagcaaatacagtatttctgcaTTATGGATATTCAGGTAGTCCGTTGCTAGTTAGTCAAATtcacatgaaaattaattttgcagaatCAACATATACCTTCAACATGAATTATTAAGAAGCTCCAGGTTGTCCTGAAGTTAGTGCTAATACCTATGATTTGAATATACTTGTTCAGTTGGCCTTGCATTTGACAGTACGTAAAGCTGCCCTAAAAGTTGGATTTGACACACTGAATTAGTCTGCTTGGGCTGGTTCTGCATGCTGCAGGACGCTCTGCTGTATATTACTGTGTTCTAGAAATACTGTCTTTCTAAATGAGGCTAACAGTAGGGAGCGAACCTGAAAATAGGTGAAGTTGAAGCAGGATGAGGGGATGGTTTTCTTTGTGTAGGGAACTAAATGTGGATCTCATTTTATGAAGAGCTCCCAGGTGCTACGTGCATTTCTGGGTGGAAAGTCCctacacaggaaaaaatccCTGTCTTGTAGAGTGGATCACCTGTGAAATGCCTTCTCACACCACTCATACTGGTCTGATGGACTTCTATCAGACCAGTATGAGTTAGTGTGTATTTTACATGATGTAGTTAAAGTTGCTTAACTTAACCTTCAAATGGAAATTTGGCCATTCACCTCAACTTGAATTCaggagctaaaaaaaaaagtcttaagcCTAGTTTGTTCCATTTGCTAAATTCTGTGGTCTGCTCCCCCatcacacatatgcacacacgTTTCTCCCCCACAAAACTGTGAAATACCCAGAAAATCTATTGCTCAGGTTTTGCAGGGGCACTGGTCGAGTCATTATAAGTCACAGGAAACTCTTCATGAAGCATGCTGTGTGGAAACTAAATACCAGACATGAGGTCAAAGCTCATGCAAGCCCTTTTTGTAAACGCTGACCTAGGTAGGAGTCAGGAGTCTGGGTATGAGTGAGGGTGTGCAAATTGAAAACAACTCTGCCACCCACCTTGAACCCTTCTCTCTGGCACACTCAAGTCATATGAAGTCTTGATTAGGCCAGGCTGCTTCCTGTTCTGGTGCTGATGTGCTGTGCCTCCCGCTGCACAAATGTCTTAATCCCTTAATATCATAatgcattctttgtaaaaagcTCTTTAGTTAAATGGGATTGCTATGAATATTAATTAAAGCTAGTGAACCATTTTGAGGTGGCTTAAATGAAAGataatgcaaaaatgcaaattactCACTGTTAAACTTCACCGTTAGGAAGGATTTGTACTAGGTGATTTGCCTTCTAACCACGTTGTCTCTTTCTacccccctcagcccctcccTTCACAACCATCTCACCTAATAGCAACCCCTCAAGATATGGCCTCAAAAAGAGCATTGGTGATTCTAGCAAAAGGGGCAGAGGAGATGGAGACTGTAATCCCCACTGATGTTATGAGAAGAGCTGGGGTGAGTATGTAGacaatgaaaaatctttttgtgaGTGCTTGGTCAAGGGAAAATCTTGGCCTCAAGTTGATGTTCATTGCTAGGAGTTCAAGGTGTAGTCTGTTGTATGAGGTGAAAATTTACCCATGCCTTCTTGCTGGTTAGCAAATATTCGTGCCATGCCCCAAATAAGCGTGCACAACTACTGACATTTGTGCAAaagataaacttttaaaataggaGCCTAATGTAAACTGGAGTGGGTGTTTCAAGTAAATCTTAGCCTGTCAGAAAACATGGCTAATCCCATGCATAGTAACAGGAAGTGCTTTTTTTGTAGGGGTCTGAGCAGCTTGGTACATTACAGCTCATGACATTACGTAGCTTTTCTTgagctacttttaaaattctgttattAACCAGAATTCTGTCTGGTGGGATTCCTCATGCTGTTTGTTCCTTTTGCAACTATAGTGGTACACAATGTTATCATCTGATTAGgtatgaaaataacattttacatACACCAACTTCATGTGTATAGAAAtgactaaaatgaaaattacctTCTCCCACCACCTTTGTCATTCCATTAATGTTCTCCCCATTTTGGCTGCCCTAAGAAGCACAAGCTTGTCTGCTTATTTAGTGAATGTGAGCTGTGCCATGCCCATCTATGATATTATGACCGGGCATCTAAAAGTCAAGGGAGAAAATTGAACACGCCATAAGTGTGTTTGAGAATGGCTTGAGCCTGCAGAGAGACTTTAATTCAATACCTGATCTACTTAGTCCAGCTCTCCTGAGttgtattgttttgtttaaaacctGTGGGATCAGGTGTCCTCTAAATGTCCTGTTTGAAAAGTTGAACTATTAGTTGAACTATTGTTAATCTCTAGGTGAATATCACTGCTTACCTTGTGCGTTTGAACTTCATCGTGGTTTGGGGAAACTTAAATGTTGCTCTGTTCTTGACAGCTTTCAGTAGTGCTTTGCTCATTCTGTATACTACTTAAGCACTAATGTATAAGAAAAATGCCCTAAATTCTTGAATTGTAACAATATATGTATTCTTCTGTTAGATCAAGGTGACTGTTGCAGGCCTAACAGGAAAAGAACCGGTGCAGTGCAGTCGAGATGTCTTCATTTGTCCAGATGCTAGTCTTGAAGATGCCAGAAAAGAGGTTGGTCATTCCCCTGATGTGATACAATGGCCAACATAGCCTTTCTCACAGTTTCAGGGGTGAATTTGGAAAGTTTATGCATTACCTTTAGAAATACGTTGCATGTTATGTTAGCTCTATGCAGTACTGAATCACAGAACTGCACATCCCGCAGTGCTCCCCTTCAGTGTTCTCCTGCTTCATAGCATGCTAGGATCAGACAGATTTCTTAATTCTGCAAGGgtatttgtttttgcaaagcttCAAACATAGAGCTTTATTTTGTGTGCTAGTCAGCCCAACAAAATACCGTGATTTGGAACAACTGAAAAGTTCTGATGGGAAGCTAAACAATGCTGTTAGACCTGTACAGTAAGG harbors:
- the TNFRSF9 gene encoding tumor necrosis factor receptor superfamily member 9, whose product is MAAARAGRARALLRAALLALALSPGPATALPCGADCPAGTFVVSAGCGRGAGAACRQCPPDTFSSAAGLSGCTLCRKCEGRFKYLKECSSKSDAECTCKEGYHCSGNGCSRCDRSCDVGQENTGSGCQTCRYGTFNDQPNGSCKNWTKCSANQVLEPGTAAKDVICKHASDSGALVTTLPTTSPAIPLSITVPGKDLQMDIIRICLTVAGLLCIVFLLPSCICFSVWQKKKLHAVFKKMHTTPEQSVQEDDACSCRFPEEEQGEYQGCGKSTEFRDLLVN